In Paenibacillus guangzhouensis, a single window of DNA contains:
- a CDS encoding ATP-binding protein, which yields MDFFGKKTSSQLEGIPILIALTDGRGYIIDFVGNKKIRSLLNEVGMEVGSQMIEEDFGTNAVHLALQEQKPIELLGTNHFHEYLYNTACYSIPFQFQHADHLAGTVSLMTFIEHHSSFALPLLSNMVDSMEREIELRRTNHNKDIMNHTLIRSVNNGIIITDAEGTITECNQLIERIMNRKRSSMIGLSIIDFEPFASYMCDVVLYGLRFENQECTFLLSANKRITCILDAIPVVNDHQELTGAYLQLRDITERNELENQMLTYEKFSAIGKLAAGIAHEIRNPLTSIMGFIQLLREKPLSREMHVRYLEIVYGELLDLKRLVSDFVLMAKPSSPEKRDHILQDVVIETVQFMTSQANFSNIILTTDLCETPLPIFIDSIQIKQVLINLIQNAFEAMPKGGQVDIRLTCNKKQNTAVVTIRDYGVGISKDQMKNVFNPFFTTKENGLGLGLSICYRIIENHNGKIQMKANEERGTQFSITLPLPK from the coding sequence GTCGGGGCTATATCATTGATTTTGTAGGTAATAAGAAGATTCGTAGTCTGTTGAACGAGGTTGGGATGGAGGTTGGTTCCCAGATGATCGAAGAAGACTTCGGGACCAATGCCGTTCATCTCGCACTACAGGAGCAGAAACCGATTGAATTACTTGGCACCAACCACTTTCATGAATATCTGTATAATACAGCTTGTTACAGTATTCCATTTCAATTTCAACACGCCGATCATCTGGCAGGAACGGTATCGCTGATGACTTTCATTGAGCACCATAGCAGCTTCGCGCTACCGCTTCTCTCGAATATGGTGGACTCCATGGAACGTGAAATTGAGCTTCGGCGAACGAACCATAATAAAGATATTATGAATCATACCCTTATTCGTAGCGTGAATAACGGCATTATCATCACGGATGCGGAAGGGACGATAACGGAATGCAATCAATTGATTGAGCGGATTATGAATCGTAAGCGTTCTTCCATGATTGGACTGTCGATCATCGACTTTGAACCCTTTGCGAGTTATATGTGCGATGTCGTCCTGTATGGTCTGCGATTTGAAAATCAAGAATGCACGTTCTTGCTCTCAGCGAATAAGCGTATTACATGCATACTCGATGCGATCCCCGTCGTAAATGACCATCAGGAATTGACCGGGGCTTATTTGCAACTGCGCGATATTACGGAGCGAAATGAGCTGGAGAATCAGATGTTAACGTATGAGAAATTTTCGGCGATTGGGAAGCTGGCCGCTGGCATTGCTCATGAGATTCGCAATCCGTTGACATCAATCATGGGATTTATTCAATTGCTTCGGGAGAAGCCGTTGTCCCGTGAAATGCATGTTCGTTATCTGGAGATCGTCTACGGTGAATTGTTGGACCTCAAGCGCTTGGTGTCTGATTTCGTACTAATGGCGAAGCCGAGCTCGCCGGAGAAACGGGATCACATCCTGCAGGATGTTGTGATCGAAACGGTGCAATTCATGACGAGTCAAGCCAATTTCAGCAATATTATCCTAACGACGGATTTATGCGAGACACCGCTCCCGATCTTTATCGACTCCATTCAAATTAAGCAGGTGCTGATCAATCTCATCCAGAATGCGTTCGAAGCGATGCCGAAGGGTGGACAAGTCGATATTCGCTTGACCTGCAATAAGAAGCAGAATACGGCTGTCGTTACGATTCGAGATTACGGCGTCGGCATTTCGAAGGATCAGATGAAGAACGTCTTTAACCCATTTTTTACGACGAAGGAGAATGGGCTGGGACTTGGGCTCTCGATCTGTTATCGGATTATTGAGAATCATAACGGTAAAATACAAATGAAAGCCAATGAGGAGCGGGGGACACAGTTCAGCATTACGCTTCCGCTGCCCAAATAA